Genomic segment of Bacteroidota bacterium:
TTACAAAGGAACTCTCCCCTACTTACCACACGTACCTCCTCAAAGGAAAAATTGTTCTCAAGAAAACTTCCTGGTTTGAAATGAAATGTGATGATGAAAGAAATTTAATTCCGCAGAAAGAAGAAGGCATCACCGATGTAAAATGGCTGGATGAAAATGAAGTGAAGAAAGCGATGGAGAATACGTATGAGTCGGTGAAGGTAGTTATGAGTGATGAGTATTGGTTATTGGGTTATTGAGTTTTGGGTAATGGGGTGATGAATAATGCACAATGAGCAGTCCTGAAAGTTACTTCAACGCAGGAAGAATTCCTAATTCCAAATCTCCGAATGAATCACATCACAATTCTATCTATCCGGCGGCTTTACAAAAGCAGGCGCTTTGGGATTCGCTATGCGGTAAAGATCATACTCAAGATCGCCGCTTGGATTATCAGCCGGGGAACGGTATAATTTTCCATCGGGATCGATGATGAATCCTGCCGGTGCAACAAATAAATTGTAATCGTCTTTTGTTTTCTGCAAATGATCGTAATACAAAAGTGTCCAGTTGTATTTCGGATTTGCTTTCAGGAATTGTTTCCACGTGTTCGTATCCTCGTCGAGACAAACACTCACGAACATAATTTTCCTGCCGTATTTTTTCTGGAGATCGCTCATGTAAACCAGTTCATCCATAGAATGCGAATTCCACGTCTGGAAAAAATAGAGGTAAACATATTTTCCTTTCAGCGTATCGAGAATATTTATTTCTCTTCCTTTTTTATCGAGCGCAATGAAATGCGGCGCTGCTGTTCCAGGTTTCAGTTTGGTGTAAAGCGCCACGATGTCGCGCGCAATGCGCCTGTGCTCGCTCACCCTGCTGCGCGTGGACGCCTGCTGCGCGATCGCGATAACGTTGCGCGGACTGAAAGCAGGATTGTCATACACTTCGAACAAACCTTTAAGCATGACGAGCTCGCGCAATGAATCATTATGCAGGTAGGGCAATCGTTTCATGGCGCCCATCAGCGAATCGTAACTCACCATGTCGTTGATCGCGTAAAGAATTCCTTCACCTTGTTTCGTCACAGAATATTTGTAGAGATAATCTTTGAAAAAATTATTGAAGAATTCCATGTACGAGGAATTGTGATAATAGATCTTTTTTCCTTCGAGATATTTTTTATCGCTGATGATCTGGCTGTGAAAAGTTGCATCTTCAAATGAAGCGAACTGGTAATCCATCCACGGTTTGAAATACGGATTCTTTACCCATTTGTAATACTCATCCATCTGTTTCTGGAATCCGTCGATCGCCGTTGTAGAATCTTTCGTGACGAAAGCCATGTAATTTTTTTTCCAGAATTCGGTGAAATGCGAATTAAAATCATCGGCAAGAAAATTCATGTCGGTCGAATCGTCAATGAAAACCTGGATTGGAATGGTGTAATCAACATCAGGATTCACCTGCGATTTATAATCGCGATCGGGAACGATCATTTCCACTTTTCTTCCCGGCTCACCGTAAACTGATCCGTGCACTTTTTTTACGCGTATTGTTAGATCCGAAATTTCATTCAGTTCGAAGGTGAGTGAAAATTTTCCGCTGTCGCCCACAATTCCTTCCGCCAATTTTATTTCTGTTCCCGTGATGTAATCGTCCATCATGTAAACGCCGATCACATTTCCATCGCGGCCGGGAGCCGTGCCGAATAATGTACAGGTGTTATCCGCGATCAGCATTGCGGGGAATAGCACTGCGCAGAAAATTGCAAAGCATCTGCGAAGTACCGAAGACCGAAAACTGAAAACTGAAAACTGCATACGACGATTATTCAAAGCACGTGCCGTTATTCTTTAAGATTAACTCCATCGGGAACAAAAGCAGAAGCATCGGCCCCGTTCCTCACTATATCACGCACAATCGTTGAATTTATTGCGGAAAGTTCGGGCGTCGGTAAAATAAAAATGGTCTCAATATCATCTGCCATCTTCTTGTTCATTTGCGCGATGGCTTTTTCAAATTCAAGATCGGTGGTGGTTCTCAATCCGCGTACAATGAATTTTGCTTTTTGTTTCCTGCAATAATCGATGGTCAGGCCGTTGAAGGAATCGACGACAACTTTTGATTCTCCTTTGAAAGTCTGTGAGATCCATTGCTTTCTTTTCTCCAATGGAAAATAATAAGATTTGTGGCTGTTGATGCCAATGGCAATGATCACTTTGTCGAACAGTGGCAGCACTCTTTTCACAATGGATTCGTGTCCGCGTGTGAACGGATCGAATGAACCGGGGAAGACAGCTATTTTCATTTTGGATTTTTCATTTTGGATTTTTCAATTTTCATTGGACAGGATCGCCATTAAAAATAGTAATGACCTGCACCTTGAACCTCGAACGGTTTACCCGAAGATACTGAAGTTAACCTTGCCGTAAGAACGCGTTTCGAGGAGATTTTCATTGGGTGGAAACACCATGCGGGCCGAATGTTCGATGATCAGTAATCCATTCTCATTAAGAATTTCATTTTTAAAGATCAGCTCCGGAAGTGAAACCGTTTCTTTTTGCTCGTATGGCGGATCGGCAAAAATGAGATCCCACTTCGAGAATTTTTTCCGGATGAAAACATAAGCATCCATCTTCGTGACTTTCACCTGTGGCATTTCCAGTTTCCTGGCGGTCTCTGTAATGAAACGAACGCAGTGAAAATCGGAATCGACACTTACGATGTCCGGACATCCACGCGACGCGAGTTCGTACGTGATGTTGCCCGTGCCCGCAAAAAGATCGAGCGCTTTTGTTTTTTCGAAATCAATTCGGTTGTTCAGCAAATTGAACAAGCCTTCTTTCGCGTAATCAGTAGTAGGGCGAACCGGGAGATTCGAAGGCGCAGAAATTTTTCTTCCTTTATGTTGACCGCCGATAATACGGATCATGAAAAATAAGGAAGTGAAAAAAGTGAATGAAAATAATGTGCGGGGATCTGCGAAAATCCTGCTGCGAAATTTGCACCGGCTGGCCGCGAGCCGAAACTCACATTGCGCACGTATTTGCGCGCCATGAGTGCGATCGCCGAATCATTTTCGGTTTCGCCCACGATCTCCAGTTCCAGCTGGTCGGAATTCATTTTCAGTTGTTCGCAGGAAAAAAGCAGGTAGTAAATAAAATCTTCGCTGGTCTGGAATGAAAAAGTATTGGCGAGCAATAATTTTCCTCCTTCAGAAATAACAAGATCAAAACGCCCGGGCTGAACACTTGCAAGCGCGCGACGCTCTTTTTTATTTTTATTCACCGCAATTGTTTTTTCGATCAGCGGCGTGAGATGATGATGCATCCTGATTCCCTTCGCTATTTTTTCCAGCGCTTTTTCCATTGGAGCATCCACGGAATAAACATTCACAGCATCTGTATTTTTCAACTCATCATGCAGCAACACATCCTTCTCTGCCGGCGGATGATTGAAAGAAAGAAATTCCTTTTGCTTTGAGCGATCATAAAATCCGGAAGGAACAAGCGTGAATCGTTCGGTGATGATCATCGCATCCGCGCGTTTGAATCCGTTGTGAAGCCATTCATGTTCTGTTGCAAGTTTTTCGATCTGCTCAGCGAGATTTTTTTCTGAATTTATTTTTGCAAACCGATAGTGTTCGAATGCAAGGAATTCATTGGCAATATTATCGAGCACCGCAAAAGCAAACTGGTCATCTCCCGCCTGGAGCACAAGGCAATATTTTTCGCAATGCGCCGGATCGAACTGCGGATCGGCAATAGACAGGGAAGGAGAAAATACGCGGGTTGACATTGGACAGCGAAGATAAGAAAGGGAGGATTACAGATAGTACGGACACTACTGATTACAAATGAAAACTGATTTACGGATGAAAGTAATGAGCAAATGGGATTGAAAAATGGGTGCGCATGACAAGAATGGTTCTGTACATTTGTTCAATCCGTAATCAGTATTCTCCATACCCGGCTGCGTCATTCCCGCCCGTATGCGCGGGCAAGCAGGCGAGCGTAAAAACCGGTAATCCTACTCATTGGAATTCCATCTTGAAATATTAAAAAAACTTCCCTTCGAAGCCACCACGCGCCAGAGAGAAGCTGCACTTGAACTTGAAAAATTTCTTCTCGATCCCGATCCGCATCGCATCATGATCCTGCGCGGGTACGCGGGCACGGGCAAGACCAGTCTCGTGAGCGCGCTTGTGCATGCGTTGCCTGCAATAAAAAGAAAAAGTATTTTACTTGCACCCACCGGGCGCGCAGCAAAAGTACTCTCTTCTTATTCGGGAAAAGAAGCGTGGACCATTCACAAAAAAATTTATCGCGCTTCGGGAAATTCAGAAGGAACTTTTTTTTCTCTGCAGGCGAATCCTCACAAGAATACACTTTTCATCATTGATGAAGCGTCCATGATCGGGCAAAGTGCCAATGAAAAAAATCTTTATCCGCAAAGTTTACTTGAAGATCTCTTCTACTACGTTTATCAGGATGAGAATTGCCGTTTACTTTTTGTCGGCGATACGGCGCAGCTTCCTCCCGTTGGTTTGAACACAAGCCCGGCCTTGAATCCGGAATACCTGAAAAAGAATTTTAAAATTCCGGTGCACATTGTGGAATTAAATGAAGTGGTGCGGCAGGAAATTGATTCCGGTGTTTTACTCAATGCAACAAATCTGCGATTGAGCATCGCTAAAGGTGAAAACTCATTGCCGAAATTCATTCTCAAAAATTATCCCGACATGATCCGCGTGAACGGGCAGGAACTGATCGAAGATATCGAAGCGAGTTACCGGAATTATGGTTACGATGAAACGATCGTGATCTGCCGTTCGAACAAGCGCGCAAATATTTACAACCAACAGATTCGCGCACGCCTGCTCTGGCGCGAAGAAGAAATTGCGGCCGGCGATCAGTTGATGATCGTTAAGAATAATTATTTCTGGCTGCCGGAAGAATCGAAAGCAGGATTTATTGCCAATGGAGATGCCGCGAAAATTATCCGCATAAAAAAATTTCATTCCATGCACGGATTCCGTTTTGCGGATATTGTTTTGCAATTGCTTGATTATCCCGATGAGCCGGAACTCGATGTGCGCATCATCCTCGATTCCATTTACACCGAAGCTTCTGCACTCACAACGGAACAGCAACAGAAACTATTTGAAAGTGTTGCTGCCGATTACGCCGATCTTTCGCGAAGCGCACGTTATAAAAAAATGAAAGAAGATCCGTGGTACAATGCGCTGCAGGTGAAATTCGGTTACGCGGTCACATGTCATAAAGCGCAGGGTGGACAATGGAAATCTGTTTTTGTGGAGCAGGGTTATCTCACCGATGAAATGATCAACACGGAATTTCTGAGATGGCTGTACACGGCTTTGACGAGGACCACGGAGAAATTATATCTGGTTGGATTTAAAGAAGAGTTCTTTTGAGTTGATTGGGTATTGGGGTTATTGAGTTAACCCAATAACCCAACACCTTAATCGCACTTAATCAATAACCACCAACACTTATCAAGGCAGGAAATATTTTTTAAAGCGGTATGGTAATTTCATTCAGTCATGAAAAATTATTTCCTTCCGTTTTTCATTTTTGCAGTACTCCTTTCAGCTTGCGCACTGCGAACGAAGAATGATCCTTCCGTCAGCGACACCACGTCTGCTTCTCATTCGCCGATCCCCAATCATGATTTTCACTGGCAATATTTTTCTCTCAGCATGCAGGATCGAAAAGAAAAAAATGATTCGGCGTGGAGAGCGCTCAATGATTCCATTTCACTTTCAAAAAAAATAAAAGATGAAGATCTCGTCGGTTACATTCTTCCCAATCTCGACGACAGCACCCTTCTCAAAGTGATGTACGGCAGTTATAAATTCACCGACACTACGTATTGGATCGGGAGTCGTGATATCGAAAAAGAAAAAAAGAGTTATGTAAGCCGGGTTTACAGCAATCCTTACAATGGAATGATGACCGATAGGAGCGTGGATGATATTTTCGAAATAAACGAACACGTTCGTGTGATCTTCATGAGCGGATCAATGTCCTACGCGTGGTCGCATGATTTCCGCCTCGAATCGGCGATCATCTGCGTAAAAAATATTAGGGGCTGGAGAATTGCGGATTTTTATCGCGATAAAGACCGGATCGATCTGGCGAAACGTGAACTTGCCGGCAACAATGGCAATGAATGGACCTTCTGTCTTTACTATGAAGAAACGGAACACAGCGCGGCCGATACTGCTTATGAAACAGTGAAGAATTATAAATTTCCGAAGGAAGAGGAATGATCGTGTTATTTCATTTCAGATTTTTTTCCAGCAGGTATTAAGTTATTGGGGTATTGAGTTATTTAGTCATCAGGTGTCCGAGTAACTCCTTAATAACTCAATAACCCAATACCTCAATACCTCAATACTTCAATACCTCACTTTCGTTGAAAACCAATTCATAACTCTGTTCCGATACCTCCCATAAAAAAATTAGTCTTGCTACATTTGAAACCATGTCTGAAAAAGGAGATCCCAAAATTATTCGCGCCTGGACATTTTACGACTGGGCGAATTCCGTTTATCCACTGGTAATTTCTTCCGCCGTCTTCCCGATCTATTATGATAAGGTGACGAAGGCAGATCTCGGCGGAATGATCGATGTGTTCGGGCGGCATTTCACCAATAGCGAATTGTATTCTTACGTGGCGGCAATTTCCTATCTGCTCGTTGCAATTTCTTCTCCTGTTCTTTCCGGCATTGCCGATTATTCCGGGAGCAAAAAAAGATTTCTCCAGTTTTTCTGTTTTCTCGGCGCAGGTTGCTGCATGTTGTTGAGTTTTTTCAGCACCACGCATATTCTCCTCAGCATGCTCGCGCTTCTTTTTGCAAGCGTCGGCTATTGGGGAAGTCTCGT
This window contains:
- a CDS encoding redoxin domain-containing protein, which produces MLIADNTCTLFGTAPGRDGNVIGVYMMDDYITGTEIKLAEGIVGDSGKFSLTFELNEISDLTIRVKKVHGSVYGEPGRKVEMIVPDRDYKSQVNPDVDYTIPIQVFIDDSTDMNFLADDFNSHFTEFWKKNYMAFVTKDSTTAIDGFQKQMDEYYKWVKNPYFKPWMDYQFASFEDATFHSQIISDKKYLEGKKIYYHNSSYMEFFNNFFKDYLYKYSVTKQGEGILYAINDMVSYDSLMGAMKRLPYLHNDSLRELVMLKGLFEVYDNPAFSPRNVIAIAQQASTRSRVSEHRRIARDIVALYTKLKPGTAAPHFIALDKKGREINILDTLKGKYVYLYFFQTWNSHSMDELVYMSDLQKKYGRKIMFVSVCLDEDTNTWKQFLKANPKYNWTLLYYDHLQKTKDDYNLFVAPAGFIIDPDGKLYRSPADNPSGDLEYDLYRIANPKAPAFVKPPDR
- the coaD gene encoding pantetheine-phosphate adenylyltransferase; protein product: MKIAVFPGSFDPFTRGHESIVKRVLPLFDKVIIAIGINSHKSYYFPLEKRKQWISQTFKGESKVVVDSFNGLTIDYCRKQKAKFIVRGLRTTTDLEFEKAIAQMNKKMADDIETIFILPTPELSAINSTIVRDIVRNGADASAFVPDGVNLKE
- a CDS encoding RsmD family RNA methyltransferase; translated protein: MRIIGGQHKGRKISAPSNLPVRPTTDYAKEGLFNLLNNRIDFEKTKALDLFAGTGNITYELASRGCPDIVSVDSDFHCVRFITETARKLEMPQVKVTKMDAYVFIRKKFSKWDLIFADPPYEQKETVSLPELIFKNEILNENGLLIIEHSARMVFPPNENLLETRSYGKVNFSIFG
- a CDS encoding DUF3822 family protein, with the translated sequence MSTRVFSPSLSIADPQFDPAHCEKYCLVLQAGDDQFAFAVLDNIANEFLAFEHYRFAKINSEKNLAEQIEKLATEHEWLHNGFKRADAMIITERFTLVPSGFYDRSKQKEFLSFNHPPAEKDVLLHDELKNTDAVNVYSVDAPMEKALEKIAKGIRMHHHLTPLIEKTIAVNKNKKERRALASVQPGRFDLVISEGGKLLLANTFSFQTSEDFIYYLLFSCEQLKMNSDQLELEIVGETENDSAIALMARKYVRNVSFGSRPAGANFAAGFSQIPAHYFHSLFSLPYFS
- a CDS encoding AAA family ATPase; this encodes MEFHLEILKKLPFEATTRQREAALELEKFLLDPDPHRIMILRGYAGTGKTSLVSALVHALPAIKRKSILLAPTGRAAKVLSSYSGKEAWTIHKKIYRASGNSEGTFFSLQANPHKNTLFIIDEASMIGQSANEKNLYPQSLLEDLFYYVYQDENCRLLFVGDTAQLPPVGLNTSPALNPEYLKKNFKIPVHIVELNEVVRQEIDSGVLLNATNLRLSIAKGENSLPKFILKNYPDMIRVNGQELIEDIEASYRNYGYDETIVICRSNKRANIYNQQIRARLLWREEEIAAGDQLMIVKNNYFWLPEESKAGFIANGDAAKIIRIKKFHSMHGFRFADIVLQLLDYPDEPELDVRIILDSIYTEASALTTEQQQKLFESVAADYADLSRSARYKKMKEDPWYNALQVKFGYAVTCHKAQGGQWKSVFVEQGYLTDEMINTEFLRWLYTALTRTTEKLYLVGFKEEFF